A region of Veillonellaceae bacterium DNA encodes the following proteins:
- a CDS encoding IS3 family transposase: MESLCRLSKVSRAAYYGWLNHIKSGRELLREKVAQEVMKTHQEYPDMGYRRINDWIKKDDNININVSDSLVLRIMRILNIKSVIKYKTDGCTRNAKDPKYIFENLLNRDFDAGVSNARWMTDVTEFKYTTADGVLHKLYLSAIIDGHDRRIVSYVIGDRNNTALAFETMEKALKENPGEHPMIHTDRGFQYTSNGFHKIVEKAGLVHSMSRVGCCADNGLMEGFWGMLKRERYYTRKFTSRKAVVSMINGYIYFYNNKRIQRKLHLLAPMEVFNAAPMAA, from the coding sequence ATAGAAAGTCTCTGCCGACTCTCAAAGGTCTCCCGGGCAGCTTATTACGGATGGCTGAATCATATTAAGAGCGGCCGTGAACTGCTGAGAGAAAAGGTCGCACAGGAGGTCATGAAAACCCATCAGGAATATCCGGATATGGGATACCGCCGGATTAACGATTGGATCAAGAAGGATGACAACATCAATATAAATGTAAGCGACAGTCTGGTTCTTCGTATCATGCGGATACTTAATATTAAGTCCGTGATCAAGTACAAGACCGATGGTTGCACTCGTAACGCAAAGGATCCAAAGTACATTTTTGAAAACCTGCTGAACCGTGACTTTGATGCCGGCGTGTCCAATGCAAGATGGATGACGGATGTCACTGAATTCAAGTACACAACTGCTGATGGAGTTTTGCACAAGTTATATTTAAGCGCGATTATTGACGGCCATGATCGCCGGATTGTCTCTTATGTCATCGGCGACAGGAACAATACTGCACTGGCTTTTGAGACAATGGAAAAGGCACTTAAAGAGAATCCTGGAGAACATCCAATGATTCATACCGACCGCGGATTCCAGTATACAAGCAACGGATTCCATAAGATTGTTGAAAAAGCAGGACTGGTTCACAGCATGTCCCGTGTAGGCTGCTGTGCAGACAACGGTCTGATGGAAGGGTTCTGGGGAATGCTGAAGCGCGAACGTTACTACACACGTAAATTCACCAGCCGTAAAGCAGTGGTAAGCATGATCAACGGCTACATCTACTTCTACAACAACAAACGCATTCAGCGCAAATTACATCTTTTAGCTCCAATGGAAGTATTCAACGCAGCTCCAATGGCTGCATGA
- a CDS encoding S-layer homology domain-containing protein, translated as MKKILAIAAVAALSAGVSAYAANPFSDVTPNDWAYQAVESLSEQGVVEGYPDGTFKGERNITRYEMAQIIARMLAKEDQLNAEQRATLDRLAGEYADELANLGVRVSNLEKKVGNLAWSGDARMQYQRNIDSDNAKSDAWTGRMRINVSGQVNDEVSINGRLVSEMDFKDSDDKDVTMDRIFALWTPNDATHVSIGRQGVALDQTGVFWDEDGIYDGISAGWDNGSFGIEAGYGYLTSGYEGNASSIYDAKKDTENWYAKLTGHLGDTADVSAFYLKPTHKVNTDFADLKGSKANVWGAGTSIGLGGDLALDGDYVQTRFNHGNGHAAMWTAGLTYGAVDVEKPGTWTLGVHYVDADYGSYLLGNSALDLTDQLDYGMDNNADVKFWVARAGVAVQKNVELDAYYNFAGKADGINGSSVEDPDDAWGVELNYSF; from the coding sequence ATGAAAAAGATTCTCGCAATCGCTGCTGTCGCAGCACTTTCCGCTGGCGTATCCGCATACGCAGCAAACCCATTCTCTGATGTGACCCCGAATGACTGGGCATATCAGGCAGTAGAATCCCTGTCCGAACAGGGCGTCGTTGAAGGCTATCCGGACGGCACCTTCAAAGGCGAAAGAAACATCACCCGTTATGAAATGGCTCAGATCATTGCCCGCATGCTTGCTAAAGAAGATCAGCTGAACGCTGAACAGCGTGCAACTCTTGACAGACTCGCTGGCGAATATGCTGACGAACTCGCAAACCTGGGTGTTCGCGTATCCAACCTCGAAAAGAAAGTTGGCAACCTCGCATGGTCCGGTGATGCTCGTATGCAGTACCAGAGAAACATTGACTCTGACAATGCAAAGAGCGATGCATGGACAGGCCGTATGAGAATCAACGTATCCGGCCAGGTCAATGATGAAGTATCCATCAACGGCCGTCTTGTTTCCGAAATGGACTTCAAAGACAGCGATGACAAGGACGTCACCATGGACCGCATCTTCGCACTGTGGACACCGAATGATGCCACCCACGTATCCATCGGCCGTCAGGGCGTAGCTCTTGACCAGACCGGCGTATTCTGGGATGAAGACGGCATTTATGACGGTATTTCCGCAGGCTGGGACAACGGTTCCTTCGGCATCGAAGCAGGCTATGGCTACCTGACCTCTGGTTATGAAGGCAATGCATCTAGCATTTACGATGCTAAGAAAGATACTGAAAACTGGTATGCAAAACTGACCGGACACCTCGGCGACACCGCTGACGTTTCTGCTTTCTACCTGAAACCAACCCATAAGGTGAACACAGATTTTGCAGATCTTAAAGGCTCTAAAGCTAATGTTTGGGGCGCAGGCACCAGCATTGGTCTCGGCGGCGATTTAGCTCTCGACGGCGACTATGTACAGACCCGCTTCAATCATGGCAACGGTCATGCAGCAATGTGGACCGCAGGCCTGACCTACGGCGCAGTTGACGTCGAAAAACCAGGCACCTGGACACTCGGCGTTCACTATGTAGATGCTGATTATGGTTCTTACCTGCTCGGCAACTCCGCCCTCGACCTGACCGATCAGCTCGACTACGGCATGGACAACAACGCAGACGTGAAGTTCTGGGTAGCACGTGCAGGCGTAGCAGTTCAGAAGAACGTAGAACTCGACGCTTACTACAACTTCGCAGGCAAGGCGGATGGAATCAACGGCTCTTCTGTCGAAGATCCGGACGACGCATGGGGCGTAGAACTCAACTACTCCTTCTAA
- a CDS encoding aldehyde dehydrogenase family protein has product MAKADIQQQYGLFINGEFVPASDGATFDAHNPANGEHLAYFAEATKEDVDAAVKAARAALPEWSKTSPIERQNILLKIADIIDANLDHLALVETLDNGKPIRETTAADVPLGSDHFRYFAGCLRAWEGSATMLDNNTLSLILHEPVGVVGQVIPWNFPFTMACWKLAPALAAGNTIVIKPSSHTSLSLMELVRLIQGVLPKGVLNVVTGKGSKSGQWLLDHPDIDKLAFTGSTEVGRGVYQAACDKLIPVTLELGGKSANIVFDDADLKQAVDGACKGILFNQGQVCCAGSRLFVQEGIFDEFIKHLKATFEGVKVGDPTDPTTQLGAQIYKAQQDKVLSYIKIGLEEGATLVTGGERYTENGCDKGFFMKPTILIAGNNDCRVCQEEIFGPVVVVQKFKTADEVIALANDSVYGLSGAVFSKNIDTALKVARAVRTGRMWVNTYNDLPAGAPFGGYKQSGIGRETHKVMLEHYSQTKNILINLREGVSGMYDIK; this is encoded by the coding sequence ATGGCAAAAGCAGACATTCAGCAGCAGTATGGTCTTTTCATCAACGGTGAATTCGTTCCCGCATCTGATGGAGCTACATTTGACGCACATAACCCGGCTAACGGGGAACATCTCGCATATTTCGCAGAAGCAACCAAGGAAGACGTAGACGCAGCTGTCAAGGCAGCAAGAGCAGCTCTTCCGGAATGGTCCAAGACTTCTCCGATCGAAAGACAGAACATTCTTCTGAAGATCGCTGATATCATCGACGCAAACCTCGATCATCTCGCACTGGTGGAAACACTGGACAACGGCAAGCCGATCCGTGAAACCACAGCAGCAGACGTTCCGCTGGGTTCCGATCATTTCCGTTACTTCGCAGGATGCCTGAGAGCTTGGGAAGGTTCTGCCACCATGCTCGACAACAACACACTGTCCCTGATTCTCCATGAACCAGTCGGCGTTGTTGGCCAGGTCATTCCGTGGAACTTCCCGTTCACCATGGCTTGCTGGAAACTCGCTCCGGCACTGGCAGCAGGCAACACCATCGTTATTAAACCGTCCTCCCATACATCCCTGTCCCTGATGGAACTCGTCCGTCTGATCCAGGGTGTTCTCCCGAAGGGCGTTCTGAACGTTGTCACAGGCAAGGGTTCCAAATCCGGCCAGTGGCTGCTCGATCATCCGGATATCGACAAGCTCGCATTCACCGGCTCAACTGAAGTCGGCCGCGGCGTATACCAGGCTGCATGCGACAAGCTGATTCCAGTCACCCTGGAACTTGGCGGCAAATCCGCAAACATCGTATTCGACGACGCTGACCTGAAACAGGCTGTCGACGGCGCATGCAAAGGCATCCTCTTCAACCAGGGCCAGGTATGCTGCGCAGGCTCCCGCCTCTTCGTTCAGGAAGGCATTTTCGATGAATTCATCAAACATCTGAAAGCAACCTTCGAAGGCGTCAAAGTCGGCGACCCGACCGACCCGACCACCCAGCTGGGCGCTCAGATCTACAAAGCACAGCAGGACAAAGTCCTTAGCTACATCAAGATCGGCCTCGAAGAAGGCGCAACCCTCGTAACCGGCGGCGAACGCTACACCGAAAACGGCTGCGACAAAGGCTTCTTCATGAAACCGACCATCCTGATCGCAGGAAACAATGACTGCCGCGTATGCCAGGAAGAAATCTTCGGACCAGTTGTCGTTGTACAGAAATTCAAGACAGCTGACGAAGTCATCGCTCTGGCAAACGACAGCGTATACGGCCTCAGCGGCGCAGTATTCAGCAAGAACATCGACACCGCTCTGAAAGTAGCACGTGCTGTACGCACCGGACGTATGTGGGTCAACACCTACAACGACCTCCCGGCAGGCGCACCATTCGGCGGCTACAAACAGTCCGGCATCGGCAGAGAAACCCATAAGGTTATGCTCGAACACTACAGCCAGACAAAGAATATCCTGATCAACCTCAGAGAAGGCGTCAGCGGTATGTACGACATTAAATAA
- a CDS encoding 2-oxoacid:acceptor oxidoreductase subunit alpha, producing the protein METKRDFIWKMGGQQGQGVESCGEILGRVLAQEGYSLFSQRLFASRIKGGHTTIALRIATKEVATIGEHVDCLVALDQETIDLHGHEVPKGGVIIADDAFHPKFDAHSGCVFLALPITELARKYGSMQMKNIAALGMSAGVLGFPEDPFYGFIAERFGKKGEEIVSKNKQIFKDGYDVAIEKLQGVSLGALATPPKKDQLYLLGNEAAALGAISAGARFMASYPITPASEIMEYMIKVVHKINGTVVQTEDELSSCMMAMGAGYAGVRAFTATSGPGLSLMAESISMAAMAEIPVVIIDVMRAGPSTGMATKVEQSDIRYAIASGHGDAEKIVLAASSIEDCYYITQEAFNLAEEFQTPVILLSDLQFGMCKQSVPAFDPDRIAINRGKLVTEGLPELDTAKKAYFHRFEDVEDGISPRTIPGVKNGMFLSTGLEHNVFGKPAEGQADRVMEMNKRHRKFAGVAKAIQPFTVAHEDTDCDLLLVGVTSTNGAIEEAREELEAQGKKVNHLQLRLLSPFPTEALAPYINGAKKVLIVEEDLTAQLRELFAINFACHDKLLSLLQYDGTPFLASTIVKKAEEVY; encoded by the coding sequence GTGGAAACGAAACGTGATTTTATTTGGAAAATGGGCGGACAGCAGGGTCAGGGCGTAGAATCCTGCGGCGAAATTCTCGGACGCGTACTGGCACAGGAAGGGTATTCCCTTTTCAGCCAGCGTCTCTTCGCATCCCGCATTAAGGGCGGTCATACAACGATTGCCCTGCGTATCGCAACGAAAGAAGTCGCTACGATCGGTGAGCATGTAGACTGCCTGGTAGCCCTGGACCAGGAGACTATCGACCTTCACGGTCATGAAGTTCCGAAGGGCGGCGTTATCATTGCTGATGACGCATTCCACCCGAAATTTGACGCACATTCCGGTTGTGTCTTCCTGGCGCTTCCAATCACGGAGCTGGCTAGAAAGTACGGCAGCATGCAGATGAAGAACATCGCTGCACTGGGCATGAGCGCAGGCGTTCTGGGATTCCCGGAAGACCCGTTCTATGGTTTCATCGCTGAACGCTTCGGTAAGAAGGGCGAAGAAATCGTTTCCAAGAACAAACAGATTTTCAAGGACGGCTATGATGTAGCTATCGAGAAGCTGCAGGGCGTATCTCTGGGTGCTCTGGCAACTCCTCCGAAGAAAGATCAGCTGTACCTGCTCGGCAATGAAGCAGCAGCCCTCGGCGCTATTTCCGCAGGTGCCCGTTTCATGGCATCTTACCCGATTACCCCGGCTTCTGAAATCATGGAATACATGATCAAAGTCGTACACAAGATCAACGGCACAGTCGTACAGACGGAAGACGAATTGTCCTCCTGCATGATGGCTATGGGCGCAGGTTATGCCGGCGTTCGTGCTTTCACCGCTACTTCCGGCCCAGGGCTTTCCCTCATGGCTGAATCCATTTCCATGGCAGCTATGGCAGAAATCCCGGTCGTCATCATCGACGTTATGCGTGCAGGCCCGTCCACGGGCATGGCTACGAAGGTAGAACAGAGCGATATCCGCTATGCGATTGCTTCCGGCCATGGCGATGCTGAAAAGATCGTCCTCGCTGCATCTTCTATCGAAGACTGCTACTACATCACTCAGGAAGCTTTCAACCTGGCTGAAGAATTCCAGACTCCGGTCATTCTCCTTTCCGACCTGCAGTTTGGCATGTGCAAACAGTCCGTACCGGCTTTCGATCCGGACCGCATCGCTATCAACCGCGGCAAGCTCGTCACTGAAGGCCTGCCGGAACTTGATACGGCAAAGAAAGCATACTTCCATCGTTTCGAAGATGTCGAAGACGGCATTTCCCCGAGAACGATTCCTGGCGTAAAGAACGGCATGTTCCTCTCCACCGGCCTCGAACACAATGTATTCGGCAAACCGGCTGAAGGTCAGGCTGACCGCGTCATGGAAATGAACAAACGTCACAGGAAATTCGCTGGTGTGGCTAAAGCTATCCAGCCATTCACCGTGGCTCATGAAGATACCGACTGCGATCTGCTCCTGGTCGGCGTCACCTCCACAAACGGCGCAATCGAAGAAGCTCGTGAAGAACTGGAAGCACAGGGCAAGAAGGTCAACCACCTCCAGCTCAGACTTCTCTCTCCATTCCCGACCGAAGCGCTCGCTCCTTACATCAATGGCGCAAAGAAGGTCCTCATCGTAGAAGAAGACCTCACCGCGCAGCTGCGTGAACTTTTCGCCATCAATTTCGCCTGCCACGACAAGCTCCTGTCTCTCCTGCAGTATGACGGAACTCCGTTCCTGGCATCCACGATTGTAAAGAAAGCTGAGGAGGTATACTGA
- a CDS encoding helix-turn-helix domain-containing protein, protein MLDQIASYLYQGVTITQAAENLHMSRITFRKWVLRYKEEGFKGLRPRQHLSYYSNQMKIQAVKEYLKGGVSMLSVCAKYRISGTLSLKTWIEAYNEHKLTDLVSEGGDLMGKRQQSVKEERVRIVQECIASGCDYNKIAKKYNMSYQTLYTWVKKFKEMGEVGLEDYRGKPIRLQTPRTEEEQLRQENARLLEEQKDLIAEIALLKKKMEIEERLRSSKDSALLTFSEILKP, encoded by the coding sequence ATGTTAGACCAGATTGCTTCATATCTCTATCAGGGTGTTACGATTACCCAGGCAGCTGAAAATCTTCATATGAGCCGCATAACATTCAGGAAATGGGTCCTCCGGTATAAAGAGGAGGGCTTTAAGGGATTGCGGCCCAGGCAGCATTTGTCTTACTACTCCAATCAGATGAAGATCCAGGCCGTAAAGGAATATCTTAAAGGCGGTGTTTCCATGCTTTCCGTCTGTGCCAAATACAGAATTTCCGGCACACTCTCCCTTAAAACATGGATTGAGGCGTATAATGAGCATAAGTTGACAGACCTCGTTTCTGAAGGAGGAGATCTTATGGGCAAACGCCAGCAATCGGTCAAGGAAGAGCGAGTCAGAATCGTTCAGGAGTGCATCGCCAGTGGATGCGATTATAACAAGATAGCCAAGAAGTACAACATGTCCTACCAAACGCTCTACACATGGGTAAAAAAGTTCAAGGAAATGGGCGAAGTTGGTCTTGAGGATTACAGAGGAAAGCCGATCAGGCTCCAAACGCCCCGGACCGAAGAAGAACAGCTGCGTCAGGAGAATGCCAGACTTCTTGAAGAACAGAAGGATCTTATAGCAGAGATTGCCCTGCTAAAAAAAAAGATGGAGATAGAGGAAAGGTTGCGTTCCTCGAAGGATTCAGCCTTACTCACCTTCTCAGAGATTTTAAAGCCATAA
- a CDS encoding transcriptional repressor, translating to MGSFEEILVKKHLKRTKARVMILKVLEKSLPLTAGEVYEAVRGKDMRLSLSTVYRNCEALAENGLLLRSTMLADGLIRYEYAHGTPSHHAVCLSCHRIFPVDVGLQSDYAEVLDEEYGFEAAEPRVEIYGYCRDCRATGKDKAFKEKLRSANA from the coding sequence ATGGGAAGCTTTGAAGAAATTTTAGTGAAAAAGCATTTAAAAAGGACGAAAGCACGTGTAATGATTCTGAAAGTGCTGGAAAAGAGCCTGCCCCTCACAGCAGGAGAAGTATATGAAGCCGTTCGTGGAAAGGACATGCGTCTGTCCCTGTCCACGGTGTATAGAAATTGTGAAGCTCTTGCTGAAAACGGCCTACTGCTTCGTTCCACCATGCTGGCTGATGGCCTGATCCGCTACGAATACGCACACGGAACTCCTTCCCATCATGCGGTCTGCCTGTCCTGTCACAGGATTTTCCCGGTAGACGTAGGACTGCAGTCCGACTATGCAGAAGTCCTCGACGAAGAATACGGCTTCGAAGCAGCAGAACCCAGAGTAGAAATCTACGGCTACTGCCGCGACTGCCGCGCTACAGGAAAAGACAAAGCTTTCAAAGAAAAACTCAGAAGTGCAAACGCCTGA
- a CDS encoding sel1 repeat family protein produces the protein MASDRMMEYYYSMGQDCLHTGSIDDAVTYFRKAANLGAREAAEEICQIGEKLEEGECVSKDEAKAENCWKIAASYDISRANLLLGRMYMKGINGGKPNPRKARRSLERASDDGSAEAASLLGKLYDEGMLGRVSPEKAFQYYLLAAERGDTAAMLMTGLFYAQGTSVRKDLLAAEMWIRKGREEGDPDGDATLRVFLSVACAEYVTGQAGVVDEEKAEAMAKEAEELGDKDVYYRLGDAYTKTGRHQEEAYASYEKAAKNGIIAAYSAMGLCLEAGIGVKSDIAKAVSWYKKAAEEGDAFGMAHYGYALSAGEGCEKDEKEAMAWLIKAAMKGDEGAIRVLREDYQYELQ, from the coding sequence ATGGCATCAGATAGAATGATGGAATATTACTACTCGATGGGGCAGGACTGCCTCCATACCGGCAGTATCGATGATGCTGTCACCTACTTTAGGAAAGCCGCCAATCTCGGCGCCAGAGAAGCAGCCGAGGAAATCTGTCAGATTGGTGAAAAGCTGGAAGAAGGAGAGTGTGTCTCCAAAGATGAAGCAAAGGCGGAAAATTGCTGGAAGATCGCAGCCAGTTACGATATTTCCCGCGCGAACCTTCTCCTTGGCAGAATGTATATGAAGGGCATCAATGGCGGGAAGCCGAACCCGAGGAAGGCAAGGCGTTCTCTTGAACGCGCAAGCGATGACGGAAGCGCCGAAGCTGCATCCCTTCTGGGAAAACTCTACGACGAAGGCATGCTTGGCCGTGTCAGTCCTGAAAAGGCATTCCAGTACTACCTCCTGGCAGCCGAAAGGGGAGACACCGCCGCCATGCTGATGACCGGCCTCTTCTATGCGCAGGGGACCAGTGTCCGCAAGGACCTGCTCGCTGCGGAAATGTGGATCAGAAAAGGCCGTGAAGAGGGAGATCCCGATGGTGATGCTACACTGCGCGTATTTCTTTCCGTGGCCTGTGCTGAATATGTCACCGGCCAGGCAGGCGTAGTCGACGAAGAAAAGGCGGAAGCCATGGCAAAGGAAGCCGAAGAACTCGGTGACAAGGACGTCTACTACCGTCTGGGCGATGCCTATACCAAAACAGGCAGACATCAGGAAGAAGCGTATGCAAGCTATGAGAAAGCGGCAAAAAATGGTATAATTGCTGCGTATTCCGCAATGGGGCTTTGCCTTGAAGCCGGCATTGGTGTAAAATCGGACATTGCAAAAGCTGTTTCCTGGTACAAGAAAGCCGCTGAAGAAGGCGATGCCTTCGGTATGGCTCACTACGGCTATGCACTTTCTGCTGGTGAAGGCTGCGAAAAAGATGAGAAAGAGGCCATGGCCTGGCTCATCAAAGCCGCTATGAAAGGTGACGAAGGCGCTATCCGCGTCCTCCGCGAAGACTATCAGTACGAACTGCAGTAA
- a CDS encoding S-layer homology domain-containing protein, which yields MKKILAIAAVAALSAGVSAYAANPFSDVTPSDWAYQAVVDLSDQGVVEGYPDGTFRGERNITRYEMAQIIARMLAKEDQLNAEQRATLDKLAGEYADELANLGVRVSNLEKKVGNLSFSGNARMRMNQNYAANDDGVLTGKAKDSWNGRMQLNIKGQVNDSTYVLGRLRYDMNFKNTNEDPAYLDQLIVHHDFGDKASVNIGKIDLTLGQTGLEYDDEFKGAIATIGSEKLALDVGYGRFTGGVLGTATETDGTNNREAGIARLYGASSIASYDVEYIDGHDDADARIWGAGLTLNVVDQFRVFGDFYKNTEYAGNPQTWTAGLGYGSVDLKKPGTFQIAGQYVRAERGSFMDDVTYDVSPASVVADDSDVNTAKYWLATGDVVLAKNIRLHGEYAFDVKTDKGSDYDDLASVSLNYSF from the coding sequence ATGAAAAAGATCCTAGCAATCGCTGCTGTTGCAGCACTTTCCGCTGGCGTATCCGCATACGCTGCAAATCCTTTCTCTGATGTAACACCGTCCGACTGGGCTTACCAGGCAGTCGTAGACCTCTCCGACCAGGGCGTCGTAGAAGGCTATCCGGATGGCACATTCCGCGGCGAAAGAAACATTACCCGTTACGAAATGGCTCAGATCATCGCTCGTATGCTCGCTAAAGAAGATCAGCTGAACGCTGAACAGAGAGCAACTCTCGACAAACTCGCTGGTGAATACGCTGACGAACTCGCAAACCTGGGTGTTCGCGTTTCCAACCTCGAAAAGAAAGTCGGAAATCTTTCCTTCTCCGGCAACGCTCGTATGCGTATGAATCAGAACTATGCAGCTAATGATGACGGCGTTCTGACCGGAAAAGCTAAGGACAGCTGGAATGGCCGTATGCAGCTCAACATCAAGGGCCAGGTCAATGACAGCACCTACGTTCTTGGACGTCTCCGCTACGACATGAACTTCAAGAACACCAATGAAGATCCGGCTTACCTTGATCAGCTGATTGTTCACCATGATTTCGGCGACAAAGCTTCTGTAAACATCGGCAAGATTGACCTGACTCTTGGCCAGACTGGTCTTGAATATGATGATGAATTCAAAGGCGCTATTGCTACCATCGGCAGCGAAAAACTCGCTCTCGACGTAGGCTACGGCCGTTTCACCGGCGGCGTTCTCGGAACTGCAACTGAAACCGACGGAACCAACAACAGAGAAGCAGGCATTGCTCGTCTGTACGGCGCATCCAGCATCGCTTCTTACGATGTAGAATACATCGACGGCCATGATGACGCAGATGCCCGCATCTGGGGCGCTGGTCTGACACTGAACGTCGTTGATCAGTTCCGCGTATTCGGTGACTTCTACAAGAATACTGAATATGCTGGCAATCCACAGACCTGGACTGCAGGCCTCGGCTACGGCTCCGTTGATCTGAAGAAACCGGGAACCTTCCAGATCGCTGGACAGTATGTCCGTGCTGAAAGAGGATCCTTCATGGACGATGTTACTTATGACGTTTCCCCGGCATCCGTTGTTGCTGATGACAGCGATGTCAACACAGCTAAGTACTGGCTTGCTACCGGCGATGTCGTACTCGCTAAGAACATCCGTCTCCATGGCGAATACGCATTCGACGTCAAGACCGACAAGGGCAGCGACTACGACGATCTCGCATCCGTATCCCTCAACTACTCCTTCTAA
- a CDS encoding thiamine pyrophosphate-dependent enzyme: MASPRDYKNTIVPNWCPGCGDYGIQNAISAVCAKKGWANEDITLISGIGCSSRIGGYQYCYGAHTTHGRALPFAQGIKCANKDQHMIVCSGDGDSYAIGLGHAMHAIKRNMDITYLVFDNQVYGLTKGQTSPVSEKGFVTKTTPDGNPLTPLDAPAMALAAGATFVAQAYAIDSKTMIDVIERAVDHKGFSYVNIFTPCVTFNHLNTVQWYNEHLLKMEDVAPDHDPSSKAAAYKLLGETNSLVTGVIYEEKDSVPFGDIVPSKDVRLIDHVEKPSAELFKDLCKEFR, from the coding sequence ATGGCTTCACCGAGAGATTATAAAAATACAATCGTACCGAACTGGTGCCCCGGCTGCGGCGACTATGGCATTCAGAACGCCATCTCCGCTGTATGCGCCAAGAAGGGCTGGGCCAATGAGGATATCACCCTGATTTCCGGCATCGGCTGCTCCTCCCGTATCGGCGGCTATCAGTACTGCTACGGCGCCCACACGACGCACGGCAGAGCTCTTCCTTTCGCACAGGGTATCAAATGTGCTAACAAGGATCAGCACATGATCGTCTGCTCCGGCGACGGCGACTCCTACGCCATCGGCCTTGGCCATGCTATGCATGCGATCAAGAGAAATATGGACATCACATACCTCGTATTCGATAACCAGGTATACGGCCTGACAAAGGGCCAGACATCTCCGGTTTCCGAAAAGGGCTTTGTTACCAAGACAACCCCGGACGGCAACCCGCTGACTCCGCTCGATGCTCCGGCTATGGCACTGGCTGCCGGCGCTACCTTCGTAGCACAGGCTTATGCTATCGACAGCAAGACTATGATCGACGTCATCGAAAGAGCTGTCGACCATAAAGGTTTCTCCTATGTCAACATCTTCACACCATGCGTTACATTCAACCATCTGAACACCGTTCAGTGGTACAATGAACACCTGCTCAAGATGGAAGACGTAGCACCGGATCATGATCCGTCCAGCAAAGCAGCTGCATACAAACTGCTCGGCGAAACGAACAGCCTTGTGACCGGCGTCATTTACGAAGAAAAGGACTCCGTTCCTTTCGGCGACATCGTACCGTCCAAGGACGTACGCCTGATCGACCACGTAGAAAAACCATCTGCAGAACTCTTCAAAGACCTCTGCAAGGAATTCAGATAA